From Vreelandella neptunia, the proteins below share one genomic window:
- a CDS encoding TRAP transporter small permease has product MRRYLDTAFATLGAMTVAIFSAIMALIFIQVINRFLLGLPLFWTEEVVRMLLVWLVLMGTPVVVYKCDEIKVELFRFNNDRFEKVRRFAVAAISIVFCAVLAHWGYLFTLRALGTMQPSLGISRAWLYAPIPIGGVLTILAFIVRRDEVKKASDVEELL; this is encoded by the coding sequence ATGCGTCGTTATCTGGATACTGCATTTGCCACCCTTGGCGCCATGACCGTCGCCATTTTCTCGGCGATCATGGCGTTGATTTTCATACAGGTCATCAACCGGTTTCTCCTCGGGTTGCCACTTTTCTGGACAGAAGAAGTGGTGAGGATGCTGCTGGTTTGGTTAGTACTTATGGGAACCCCTGTGGTGGTTTACAAATGCGATGAAATAAAGGTGGAGCTGTTTCGGTTTAACAATGACCGCTTTGAAAAGGTGAGACGTTTCGCAGTGGCAGCTATCTCAATTGTTTTCTGTGCCGTTTTAGCCCACTGGGGGTACCTATTCACACTACGCGCTTTGGGCACAATGCAGCCCTCGTTGGGTATTTCTAGAGCTTGGCTGTATGCACCCATCCCCATTGGGGGCGTGCTGACGATCCTTGCTTTCATTGTTCGTCGTGATGAAGTGAAAAAAGCATCAGACGTAGAGGAGCTACTATGA
- a CDS encoding HpcH/HpaI aldolase family protein: MEMPVNTFKSALAKSDPIWGCWAGFATGYAAEIVASTGFDWLLIDGEHAPNTVPTILAQLQAVAPYSAAPVVRSVNQDPALIKQLLDIGVQTLMVPMVESAEQAAALVRATRYPPHGIRGVGGGLVRATRWDGVDDYLTKAHESLCLIVQVESPKGVKQAEAIATTDGVDAVFIGPADLSVGMGHPGNPGHPDVQKAIEQVIKTVQAAGKPVGILAPLEDDARRYQALGCQFIAVGIDISLLRQGALATIARYKGQVANQTSSTY; encoded by the coding sequence ATGGAAATGCCCGTTAATACATTTAAAAGCGCACTGGCTAAAAGTGATCCCATTTGGGGCTGCTGGGCTGGTTTTGCGACTGGTTATGCCGCTGAAATTGTGGCGAGCACTGGCTTTGATTGGCTGCTGATTGATGGTGAGCATGCTCCCAATACGGTGCCGACTATTTTGGCTCAACTACAGGCAGTGGCACCTTATTCAGCAGCACCGGTAGTACGCAGCGTTAACCAGGATCCTGCGTTGATTAAACAACTACTCGACATTGGCGTTCAGACACTAATGGTGCCAATGGTGGAAAGTGCTGAGCAAGCCGCAGCCCTGGTGCGTGCTACTCGCTATCCACCCCATGGCATACGCGGTGTCGGCGGGGGCTTAGTGCGTGCAACACGCTGGGATGGCGTGGATGACTACCTAACTAAGGCGCATGAGTCGCTCTGTCTAATCGTACAGGTTGAATCACCCAAAGGCGTTAAGCAGGCGGAAGCGATTGCGACAACCGATGGGGTTGATGCGGTCTTTATTGGCCCGGCGGATCTTTCGGTGGGGATGGGGCATCCAGGCAATCCGGGGCATCCAGACGTTCAAAAAGCCATTGAACAAGTTATTAAAACGGTGCAGGCGGCGGGTAAGCCGGTGGGGATCCTGGCGCCGCTTGAAGACGACGCACGCCGCTATCAGGCGCTTGGCTGCCAGTTTATTGCGGTGGGGATCGATATAAGCCTTCTTCGCCAGGGCGCTCTGGCAACCATTGCACGCTACAAGGGGCAAGTCGCGAACCAGACTTCCAGTACTTATTAA
- the rhmD gene encoding L-rhamnonate dehydratase: MSEPTIKQVRAYTVRGGGADYHDQAEGHWIDSQIATPMSKYPEYRMTRRSFGLNVLGTLVVEVEASDGTVGFAVTTGGEIGAWIVEKHLARFIEGKQVTEIEKIWDQMFNATLYYGRKGVVINTISCVDLALWDLLGKVRQLPVHQLLGGPVRDELVFYATGARPDLAKKMGFIGGKMPLVHGPAEGDEGLRKNLEHLAKMRSAVGDDFWLMYDCWMSLDVNYATRLAQEAQAYDLKWIEEALPPDDYWGYAQLKRDVPKGMLVNTGEHEATRWGFRMLLEMECCDVIQPDVGWCGGITELIKISALADAHNKLVVPHGSSVYSYHFVITRHNSPFAEFLMMAPKADEVVPMFNPLLLDEPVPENGRMAASKLDKPGFGVRLNPDCELSRPYQH; encoded by the coding sequence GTACGCGCCTACACCGTCCGGGGTGGCGGTGCTGACTACCATGACCAAGCCGAGGGGCACTGGATCGATTCCCAGATCGCGACGCCCATGAGCAAGTACCCAGAGTACCGCATGACACGCCGAAGCTTCGGGCTCAATGTTCTGGGCACTTTGGTGGTTGAGGTAGAGGCAAGCGATGGAACCGTAGGGTTTGCTGTAACTACCGGTGGCGAAATTGGTGCCTGGATTGTCGAAAAGCATCTTGCCCGCTTTATTGAGGGTAAACAGGTAACTGAAATCGAAAAAATTTGGGATCAGATGTTTAACGCCACGCTCTATTACGGCCGTAAAGGGGTGGTGATTAATACAATTTCCTGCGTTGATCTGGCGCTTTGGGATCTGCTGGGTAAGGTGCGGCAACTGCCGGTGCATCAGCTATTAGGTGGCCCGGTTCGCGATGAACTGGTGTTTTACGCCACCGGAGCACGCCCTGACCTCGCTAAGAAAATGGGCTTTATTGGCGGCAAAATGCCCCTCGTTCATGGGCCTGCTGAAGGCGATGAGGGGCTGAGAAAGAACTTAGAGCACCTAGCGAAAATGCGTAGCGCCGTCGGCGATGACTTCTGGCTGATGTATGACTGCTGGATGAGCCTTGATGTCAATTACGCCACTCGGCTAGCTCAGGAAGCCCAGGCGTACGACCTGAAATGGATCGAAGAGGCGCTTCCACCCGATGACTACTGGGGTTACGCGCAGCTCAAGCGTGATGTACCCAAAGGCATGCTGGTGAATACCGGTGAGCACGAGGCTACCCGCTGGGGCTTCCGTATGCTGCTGGAAATGGAGTGCTGCGACGTTATCCAACCGGATGTGGGGTGGTGTGGTGGTATTACAGAACTGATCAAGATTTCAGCGCTGGCCGATGCGCATAACAAGCTGGTTGTACCCCATGGTTCGTCGGTTTACAGCTACCATTTTGTAATCACTCGCCATAACAGCCCGTTCGCAGAGTTCTTGATGATGGCGCCGAAGGCCGATGAGGTCGTGCCCATGTTTAATCCGCTGCTGCTGGATGAACCGGTGCCTGAAAACGGTCGTATGGCGGCTTCCAAGCTCGACAAGCCAGGGTTTGGCGTACGCCTTAATCCTGACTGTGAACTTTCTAGGCCTTACCAACATTAA
- a CDS encoding TRAP transporter substrate-binding protein: MKMKNTSCLSVSKMTTIGVAGLLFMMPFGTAYAETKIRFAHHISTDSEQHLAAERFRDLAAEYSDGEVQVEIFPAGQMGGQREIIESVELGVLEMGYGESGLYANYVPEFGLLTLPYLYRDVDHWENVVAGEIGDQLIEQLVTTSGIRPLNWILAGYRDTYLAEGEINSPEDFNNLKIRVPESPVFVGTFSALEAQPTPVPMPEVYTALQAGVVDAMEGTPEVGYTFRIFEVAESLSKTRHILFDGSFAINESFYNNLSDSDRDAVNRAAREAAEMQRGEWFEREQSWFSQLEEEGIAINEVDPVPFQEALAGFREEFAANIGAVELLESIGQQ; encoded by the coding sequence ATGAAAATGAAAAACACCTCATGTCTTTCAGTCTCTAAAATGACCACAATTGGTGTCGCAGGGCTGCTCTTCATGATGCCCTTTGGCACTGCCTATGCTGAAACGAAAATTCGTTTCGCACACCATATTTCGACTGATTCCGAGCAGCATTTAGCAGCTGAAAGATTTCGCGATCTGGCAGCTGAATACAGTGACGGTGAAGTCCAGGTGGAAATCTTTCCCGCCGGACAAATGGGCGGGCAACGAGAAATTATTGAGTCTGTTGAGCTTGGCGTACTGGAGATGGGGTATGGCGAATCTGGCCTTTATGCCAACTATGTACCCGAATTTGGTCTGCTGACGCTACCTTATCTTTATCGGGACGTTGATCATTGGGAAAACGTGGTAGCAGGAGAAATAGGCGATCAATTGATCGAGCAATTGGTTACCACTTCCGGGATCAGGCCGCTTAACTGGATTCTGGCAGGCTATCGAGATACGTATTTGGCCGAAGGAGAAATTAATAGCCCCGAAGATTTCAATAACTTGAAGATTCGCGTACCGGAGTCTCCCGTGTTTGTGGGTACCTTCTCTGCACTGGAAGCTCAGCCGACGCCTGTACCCATGCCGGAAGTCTACACCGCGTTACAGGCAGGTGTCGTCGATGCCATGGAAGGGACCCCGGAAGTTGGTTACACCTTCCGCATATTTGAGGTCGCCGAGTCGCTGTCCAAAACACGCCATATTCTTTTCGACGGTAGTTTTGCCATCAATGAGTCCTTTTACAACAACCTTTCTGATAGCGACCGTGACGCAGTCAACCGGGCCGCCCGGGAAGCGGCTGAAATGCAGCGCGGTGAGTGGTTTGAGCGTGAGCAGTCCTGGTTTAGCCAGCTAGAAGAAGAGGGGATCGCCATTAACGAGGTGGATCCAGTGCCTTTCCAAGAAGCACTGGCAGGCTTCCGCGAAGAGTTTGCTGCCAATATTGGCGCCGTAGAACTACTTGAGTCCATTGGGCAGCAGTGA
- the aldA gene encoding aldehyde dehydrogenase yields MTQPTIYQNYINGAFEAAQQHLEVFNPANQALLSRVPASNADDVERALDTARAAQKGWAATPAVERAAFLHRLANKLRDNVAHLARTITEEQGKISGLAEVEVNFTADYLDYMAEWGRRIEGEIIQSDRPKENIFLFRKPLGVVAGILPWNFPFFLIARKMAPALVTGNTIVIKPSEETPNNCFEFARLLDEVGLPKGVFNVVSGTGAEAGNALTASQQVDMISFTGSVETGSRIMANAANNITKLNLELGGKAPAIVLDDADLDLAVNAIRSSRIINTGQVCNCAERVYVQRGVADEFIARIAKAMESTRYGDPLVDSDVEMGPMINRAGLDKVAQMVETARGDGAELITGGNVADLGAGFHYQPTVLAGCRQDMAIMRQEIFGPVLPIQIVDNLDEAIALANDCEYGLTSSIYTRSLNNAMQACRELDFGETYINRENFEAMQGFHAGVRKSGIGGADGKHGLYEYTHSHVVYLEG; encoded by the coding sequence ATGACACAGCCAACCATTTATCAAAACTATATCAACGGCGCATTTGAAGCGGCCCAGCAGCACCTGGAGGTATTTAACCCCGCCAACCAGGCATTATTATCGCGTGTTCCCGCTTCCAATGCTGACGATGTCGAGCGAGCGTTAGATACCGCGCGTGCAGCGCAAAAGGGCTGGGCCGCGACGCCAGCCGTCGAGCGTGCGGCTTTTCTGCATCGTTTAGCCAATAAGCTGCGCGATAACGTTGCCCATTTGGCACGTACCATTACGGAAGAGCAGGGCAAAATCAGTGGGTTGGCGGAAGTGGAAGTTAACTTTACCGCCGACTATTTGGATTATATGGCCGAGTGGGGGCGCCGCATTGAAGGTGAAATCATTCAGAGCGATCGCCCTAAGGAGAACATTTTCCTTTTCCGTAAGCCACTTGGGGTGGTAGCGGGCATTTTGCCTTGGAATTTCCCGTTTTTCTTGATCGCACGCAAGATGGCGCCGGCATTAGTCACGGGCAATACCATCGTAATTAAGCCCAGCGAAGAAACACCCAATAACTGTTTTGAGTTCGCCCGTCTGCTAGATGAAGTGGGGTTGCCAAAAGGTGTGTTCAACGTGGTGAGCGGCACGGGTGCTGAAGCGGGTAACGCCCTTACCGCTAGCCAGCAGGTCGATATGATTAGCTTTACGGGCAGCGTGGAAACGGGATCACGCATTATGGCCAATGCCGCTAACAACATCACTAAGCTCAATCTGGAGTTGGGTGGTAAGGCACCGGCTATTGTGCTGGATGATGCGGATCTCGACCTGGCGGTGAATGCGATCCGCAGCTCACGGATTATCAATACCGGCCAGGTATGTAATTGCGCCGAACGCGTTTACGTTCAGCGTGGCGTTGCAGATGAGTTTATTGCGCGCATTGCTAAAGCGATGGAATCCACCCGCTATGGTGATCCGCTAGTGGATAGCGATGTTGAGATGGGGCCCATGATCAACAGAGCGGGCCTGGATAAAGTGGCCCAAATGGTAGAAACCGCGCGCGGAGATGGAGCTGAGTTGATTACTGGCGGTAATGTCGCGGATCTGGGCGCTGGTTTCCACTACCAGCCGACGGTGCTGGCTGGCTGTCGCCAAGATATGGCCATTATGCGCCAGGAGATTTTTGGCCCGGTTCTGCCCATCCAGATCGTCGATAACCTTGATGAAGCCATAGCACTGGCCAATGACTGTGAATATGGCCTTACCTCATCGATTTATACCCGAAGCCTAAATAACGCCATGCAGGCCTGTCGTGAACTTGATTTTGGCGAGACCTATATCAACCGAGAGAACTTTGAAGCAATGCAAGGCTTCCACGCTGGCGTTCGTAAGTCAGGTATCGGCGGGGCTGATGGTAAGCACGGTCTTTACGA
- a CDS encoding TRAP transporter large permease — protein sequence MIVALMFGLFTALLAVGVPIAFAMGLSAVTVLVIDGGVPLLVLPQRFFSSLDSFPLLAIPLYIFAGNLMNYGGITSSIVGFSRSLVGHIRGGLGQVNIMTSVLFSGISGSASADVAAVGGMMIPAMKKEGYKPEWAVVITAASAILGPIIPPSLLMVIYGAMTGLSIGTLFLAGIVPGLFLAMIMMALVYWKADEIGAPRHRRASLGETGKVFLKAAPAMVMPLIIVGGIQSGLFTPTEAGIVAVAYGLGFGLLSHRLNVKNTYRFALQSVVTSASILIILGSAALFSWIIAREGVPATLATWLSSMTSEPAVVLLLIVLVLILVGMFIETISALILMVPILTPIAQMFGFDMIHFSVVVIIALLLGSLTPPVALIVLLGCKIAEVDYMKTMRPLVPFFMVLVIGLLCIMYLPLLTLGLPDLLGAFD from the coding sequence ATGATCGTTGCCTTAATGTTTGGATTATTTACAGCTCTTCTCGCTGTCGGCGTGCCCATCGCCTTCGCCATGGGGCTTAGTGCCGTTACCGTCCTAGTCATTGATGGCGGGGTACCACTTCTGGTTTTGCCTCAGCGCTTTTTCAGCTCTTTGGATAGCTTCCCCTTGCTGGCCATCCCGCTCTACATCTTCGCCGGGAACCTAATGAACTACGGTGGTATCACCTCGTCAATCGTAGGTTTTTCCCGTTCCTTAGTGGGCCATATACGGGGCGGATTAGGCCAGGTGAATATCATGACGAGTGTGCTGTTTTCGGGTATCTCCGGTTCGGCTTCGGCAGATGTGGCTGCGGTCGGAGGGATGATGATTCCGGCGATGAAAAAGGAGGGCTACAAGCCAGAATGGGCGGTAGTGATTACCGCCGCTTCAGCAATCTTGGGGCCCATTATTCCGCCTAGCCTGCTCATGGTGATCTATGGAGCCATGACGGGGCTTTCCATTGGCACGCTGTTTTTGGCCGGTATCGTTCCAGGTCTGTTTCTCGCCATGATCATGATGGCACTGGTTTACTGGAAAGCTGATGAAATCGGCGCGCCTCGTCACCGTAGAGCCAGCTTAGGCGAAACCGGCAAGGTGTTTTTGAAAGCAGCACCCGCGATGGTGATGCCGTTGATTATTGTAGGGGGTATCCAGAGCGGTTTATTCACGCCTACAGAGGCAGGCATTGTGGCCGTCGCCTATGGGCTCGGTTTTGGTCTGCTTTCTCATCGCCTGAATGTCAAAAATACCTACCGCTTCGCCCTTCAGTCGGTGGTTACCTCAGCGAGCATTCTGATCATCCTCGGCAGTGCCGCTTTGTTTAGTTGGATCATTGCCCGAGAGGGCGTACCTGCAACATTAGCTACTTGGCTTTCTAGTATGACCAGCGAGCCTGCCGTCGTGCTACTGCTGATTGTGCTGGTACTGATCCTCGTCGGAATGTTTATCGAAACAATTTCAGCGCTGATCTTGATGGTGCCGATATTGACACCGATTGCCCAAATGTTCGGGTTCGACATGATCCACTTTTCAGTCGTGGTCATTATTGCTCTGCTTTTAGGCTCGCTGACGCCACCAGTGGCTTTAATCGTTCTACTTGGGTGCAAAATTGCTGAGGTTGATTACATGAAGACAATGCGCCCACTCGTGCCTTTTTTCATGGTTCTCGTCATCGGGTTGCTGTGCATCATGTATTTACCCTTATTAACACTTGGCCTACCTGACCTGCTTGGGGCTTTTGACTAG